From one Callithrix jacchus isolate 240 chromosome 2, calJac240_pri, whole genome shotgun sequence genomic stretch:
- the LOC103791541 gene encoding large ribosomal subunit protein eL42-like encodes MVNVPKTRRTFYKKCGKHWPHKVTPCKKGKDSLYAQGKRWYDQSQSGYGGKTKPIFQNKAKTTKKIVLRLECVEPNCRSKRMLAIKKCKHFGLGGDKRKGQVIQF; translated from the coding sequence ATGGTCAACGTACCTAAAACCCGAAGAACCTTCTATAAGAAGTGTGGCAAGCATTGGCCTCACAAGGTGACACCATGTAAGAAGGGCAAGGATTCCTTGTATGCCCAGGGAAAGAGGTGGTATGATCAGAGCCAGAGTGGCTATGGTGGGAAGACAAAGCCAATTTTCCAGAATAAGGCTAAGACCACAAAGAAGATTGTGCTAAGGCTGGAATGTGTTGAGCCTAACTGCAGATCCAAGAGGATGCTGGCCATTAAGAAATGCAAGCATTTTGGACTGGGAGGAGATAAGAGAAAGGGCCAAGTGATCCAGTTCTAA